Proteins co-encoded in one Rhizobium sp. NZLR1 genomic window:
- a CDS encoding response regulator transcription factor — MRVLLIEDSARLRDLLCEAIRDEGWKIDAFGTAQEGRLALREGEYDLLLLDLGLPDEDGIDVLKSLRAAGMQTPVLLLTARGAIDERIVGLDAGADDYLAKPFHNGELVARIRAIMRRAPLTSMPVLEYAAIQFDVASRQVMCAGTEIALAPSEKGLLELLMRNGGKVVAKSRIEHTFSEFGAERSSNAVELAISRLRKKLEGHGTYSSIETIRGVGYMMREVRD; from the coding sequence ATGAGAGTTCTGCTCATCGAGGACAGCGCCCGGCTTCGCGATCTTCTTTGCGAGGCGATCAGGGACGAAGGTTGGAAGATCGACGCCTTCGGGACAGCGCAGGAAGGCCGGCTTGCGCTCCGTGAGGGCGAGTACGATCTCCTGCTCCTCGATCTCGGTCTGCCTGACGAAGATGGCATCGACGTCTTGAAGTCTCTTCGGGCCGCTGGCATGCAGACACCGGTGCTTCTTTTGACGGCGCGTGGTGCGATCGACGAGCGGATAGTCGGGCTTGATGCAGGCGCCGACGACTATCTGGCCAAGCCGTTTCACAATGGCGAACTGGTTGCCCGGATACGCGCAATCATGCGCCGGGCGCCCCTCACTTCCATGCCAGTGCTGGAATATGCAGCAATTCAATTCGATGTCGCTTCACGACAGGTAATGTGCGCCGGCACAGAGATTGCGCTTGCCCCATCGGAGAAAGGATTGCTCGAGCTTCTGATGCGTAACGGTGGCAAGGTGGTCGCAAAATCAAGGATCGAGCACACGTTCTCGGAATTTGGCGCTGAAAGAAGTAGCAACGCCGTCGAGCTGGCAATCTCCCGTTTGCGCAAGAAGTTGGAAGGTCATGGGACCTACTCATCGATCGAAACAATCAGAGGGGTTGGCTATATGATGCGCGAGGTACGCGATTGA
- a CDS encoding universal stress protein → MKPQFHLPLSTYPDASSFTIVDNAIDLARQIGADLLASIPQVRIPPIHPPFPTVVDVDSWRGQAEGYSRDSGASLRKYIADAASESGVEVRIHGFDAREPFVFECFAKIARSHDLSIVEASELSRQLSETLLLESGRPLILFPASSVCGRVDTVAIAWDGSATAARAISCARIFAERLTKMQVISVIDDKQVDEANRSLLISSLRHSGFEVEDVSIQAGGQSPAAALQAAALERNADLLVAGGFGHSRLREFILGGVTRELLCNADMPVLLAH, encoded by the coding sequence ATGAAACCACAATTCCATCTCCCTTTGTCAACTTATCCCGATGCAAGTTCCTTCACCATCGTTGACAACGCGATCGACCTCGCCCGCCAGATTGGCGCCGACCTCCTCGCCAGTATCCCGCAGGTGCGGATCCCACCGATCCACCCGCCGTTTCCAACGGTGGTCGATGTAGACTCATGGCGGGGGCAAGCGGAAGGGTATAGCCGCGACAGTGGGGCCTCGCTTCGAAAATACATTGCCGACGCGGCCTCGGAGAGCGGCGTCGAGGTGCGAATTCATGGCTTCGACGCCAGGGAGCCGTTCGTCTTTGAGTGCTTCGCGAAAATCGCCAGGAGCCACGACCTGTCCATAGTGGAGGCATCGGAACTCTCTCGCCAGCTTTCGGAGACGCTGTTGCTCGAGAGCGGCCGTCCGTTGATTCTGTTTCCTGCCAGTAGCGTCTGTGGTCGCGTCGATACCGTTGCGATCGCCTGGGACGGCAGCGCGACCGCGGCACGAGCGATCTCCTGCGCCCGTATATTCGCCGAGCGGCTGACGAAGATGCAGGTCATCTCGGTGATCGACGACAAGCAGGTCGACGAAGCGAACCGTTCGCTCCTGATATCCTCGTTGAGGCACTCCGGGTTCGAGGTAGAAGACGTATCGATTCAGGCCGGCGGGCAGTCCCCGGCTGCCGCCCTTCAAGCGGCCGCGCTCGAACGGAATGCGGATCTCCTGGTGGCGGGCGGATTTGGCCACTCCCGGCTTCGCGAGTTTATCCTTGGCGGCGTCACTCGGGAACTCCTTTGCAATGCTGACATGCCGGTCCTTCTCGCGCACTAG
- a CDS encoding MgtC/SapB family protein, which produces MVVARFALALSIGLLVGLERGWRERDSPAGSRTGGIRTFGISGLLGGVIAALANATGSSLLLACGFMSFAAVFGLFKLREAWDDEDYSVTSVIAALCVFGLGALAVDGDPVAAAAGGTGLAAILASRDVLHAFLRRLTWVELRSALMLAVMTAVILPLLPNRDVGRALTVNPFEVWLFTVLTATISFAGYITVRLFGERKGTLIGAAAGALVSSTAVTLTLARSAKDGAEVWRLAGAACLAATVSILRVAGLTLIVGPAVLPKIAPVATVAAVVFACMAVFLTRSEHKRPAVDVSARNPFEVRSLFFFATIYVLALSASEVLVAYLGNSAVLLASIISGSFDVDVAVLTALRRTDLQASDIVVHAVLGAMAANAIGRVILAASVGPARFTMLYAATTTMAIAFGFIVFIWNSQ; this is translated from the coding sequence ATGGTCGTTGCAAGATTTGCATTAGCGCTTTCCATCGGTCTCCTGGTCGGGCTGGAACGTGGCTGGCGGGAGCGGGATTCTCCTGCAGGGAGCAGAACCGGGGGCATCCGAACCTTTGGCATCTCGGGGTTGCTTGGAGGTGTAATTGCGGCCTTGGCCAACGCGACCGGGTCCTCGCTGCTCCTGGCTTGCGGCTTCATGAGTTTTGCCGCCGTATTCGGACTCTTCAAGCTGCGGGAGGCCTGGGACGACGAAGACTACAGCGTCACCTCGGTCATTGCCGCGCTATGCGTTTTCGGACTCGGCGCTCTTGCAGTCGATGGCGATCCCGTCGCCGCGGCGGCGGGCGGCACTGGCCTTGCAGCCATACTGGCGAGCCGCGACGTTCTTCACGCCTTCCTCAGGCGTTTGACTTGGGTCGAGCTGCGCTCGGCTCTGATGCTTGCGGTCATGACGGCCGTCATACTTCCTCTTTTACCAAACCGCGATGTAGGTCGGGCACTGACGGTGAACCCCTTTGAAGTATGGCTTTTCACCGTCTTGACCGCGACCATCTCTTTTGCAGGCTATATCACCGTACGCCTATTCGGCGAGAGGAAGGGCACTTTGATCGGCGCAGCCGCCGGCGCCTTGGTCTCGTCCACGGCCGTGACGCTAACGCTGGCTCGTTCCGCCAAGGATGGAGCGGAAGTTTGGAGACTTGCCGGCGCCGCGTGTTTGGCGGCCACGGTGTCTATCCTGCGCGTGGCTGGGCTGACCTTGATCGTTGGTCCCGCAGTCTTGCCGAAGATAGCGCCTGTGGCAACGGTCGCGGCAGTGGTTTTCGCCTGCATGGCCGTGTTCTTGACGAGGTCTGAACACAAGCGGCCCGCCGTCGACGTCTCGGCCCGCAACCCCTTCGAGGTCCGCTCGCTTTTCTTTTTTGCGACGATATACGTACTGGCGCTTTCTGCGAGCGAAGTCCTGGTCGCATACCTGGGAAATTCTGCGGTCCTGTTGGCCTCGATCATCTCTGGCAGCTTCGACGTCGACGTCGCAGTGTTGACGGCGCTGCGCCGGACCGACCTCCAGGCTTCGGACATCGTCGTCCACGCGGTACTGGGCGCCATGGCTGCAAACGCAATTGGCCGCGTGATACTGGCAGCATCCGTCGGTCCCGCCCGGTTCACCATGCTTTACGCCGCCACCACGACAATGGCGATCGCTTTCGGCTTCATTGTTTTCATCTGGAATTCACAATGA
- a CDS encoding DUF6030 family protein, producing the protein MRSDRRWLRWPVLLISVLLLAGVVFYREIHRVEDPVGLSENRALNNAARSAPIAVRPDTAAPSLLPPMSISPRLIEVPKPELASQFLRTWRVSGPVICGALREAGIEMSEWKAASMRNRNYECYFQRIYERDEVRPLSSTFLKVRGNETGDILEIRAKIVKPTTDAKGRLAPAVLHLFAIIVKQACWRDFEDTLEAIQNLRNVEYERFGAYLSFTREAGSGNNFDFVLGLKATSASQVRTKAYFSTERWLATNPRNVSANFILMDPLGTPISANCAQ; encoded by the coding sequence TTGCGGAGCGACCGCCGCTGGCTGCGTTGGCCAGTGCTTTTGATATCCGTTTTGCTTCTTGCAGGCGTTGTTTTTTACCGTGAAATCCACCGCGTCGAAGATCCGGTCGGGCTCTCCGAAAATCGAGCTCTCAATAACGCTGCCCGATCGGCGCCCATAGCCGTCCGTCCTGATACGGCGGCTCCCTCTCTTCTCCCGCCGATGTCTATATCGCCGCGGCTGATCGAGGTCCCGAAGCCGGAGTTGGCAAGTCAATTTCTGCGGACGTGGCGCGTCTCGGGGCCGGTTATTTGCGGTGCTCTTCGGGAGGCCGGCATCGAGATGAGCGAATGGAAAGCCGCATCGATGCGCAATCGCAATTATGAATGTTATTTTCAGCGCATCTACGAACGGGACGAGGTGCGTCCCCTCAGCTCCACCTTCCTCAAGGTTCGTGGCAATGAAACCGGCGATATTCTTGAGATCCGCGCCAAGATCGTTAAGCCGACGACAGACGCGAAGGGGCGTCTAGCCCCCGCCGTCCTGCACCTTTTCGCGATCATTGTGAAGCAGGCATGCTGGCGTGATTTCGAGGATACTCTTGAGGCGATCCAAAACCTTCGAAATGTCGAATATGAACGATTCGGGGCCTATCTCAGCTTCACGCGCGAAGCCGGCAGCGGAAACAATTTTGATTTTGTTCTTGGCCTTAAGGCGACTTCAGCTTCGCAGGTGAGGACTAAGGCGTATTTTTCGACAGAGCGCTGGCTGGCCACAAACCCGCGCAACGTTTCTGCGAATTTCATCCTGATGGACCCCTTGGGCACGCCCATATCAGCCAATTGCGCTCAATGA
- a CDS encoding UTRA domain-containing protein, producing MRIVALTAVDTPSAFVPLFGAKCALLERLHIVDDEPIALGRSLLPAVMSELALETAEQRPTYALLKEKAGADIASAEIAIGARAVPPQISSLIGTAADAVLLVLERTSYFDHGACAEWSEFFIRPERYKFFLGNRMSV from the coding sequence ATGCGGATCGTCGCACTGACGGCGGTTGACACACCGTCGGCGTTTGTCCCGTTGTTCGGAGCAAAATGCGCGCTGTTGGAGCGTCTTCACATAGTGGATGACGAGCCCATTGCCTTGGGTCGGAGCCTCCTGCCCGCCGTCATGTCCGAGCTGGCTTTGGAAACGGCCGAACAACGGCCGACCTATGCCCTCCTTAAAGAGAAAGCAGGCGCCGATATTGCCTCCGCCGAGATCGCGATAGGCGCGCGCGCCGTCCCGCCACAAATATCGTCCTTGATCGGTACTGCTGCAGATGCGGTCTTGCTCGTCCTTGAACGAACCTCATATTTCGATCATGGCGCCTGCGCCGAGTGGTCGGAATTCTTCATCCGACCCGAGCGATACAAATTTTTCCTCGGTAATCGAATGTCCGTCTAA